Proteins encoded within one genomic window of Carassius gibelio isolate Cgi1373 ecotype wild population from Czech Republic chromosome A4, carGib1.2-hapl.c, whole genome shotgun sequence:
- the LOC127971825 gene encoding secretagogin yields MDCAFANLDAAGFLQIWQHFDADDNGYIEGKELDDFFRHMLEKLRPKDKITAARVQEIKKSFMSTYDLTSDGRLAIHELANMILPEDENFLLIFRREAPLDNSVEFMKIWRNYDADSSGYISAVELKGFLKDLFLHHKKNISSRKLDEYTNTMMSIFDKNKDGRLDLNDLARILALQDNFLLQFKMDASSQEERKRDFEKIFAHYDVSKTGALEGPEVDGFVKDMMELVRPSIRGVDLDKLREVLLSHCDVNKDGKIQKSELALCLGVKINSHAQ; encoded by the exons ATGGACTGTGCCTTTGCTAATCTAGATGCTGCTGGTTTTCTACAGATCTGGCAACACTTCGATGCAGATG ATAATGGCTACATTGAAGGAAAAGAGTTGGATGACTTTTTCCGTCACATGCTGGAAAAATTAAGGCCAAAG GATAAGATTACAGCGGCGAGAGTACAGGAGATAAAGAAGAGCTTTATGTCTACCTATGATCTCACATCTGATGGACGCTTGGCGATCCACGAA CTAGCCAACATGATCCTGCCGGAGGATGAGAACTTCCTTCTTATCTTCCGTAGAGAGGCTCCGTTGGATAACAGTGTGGAGTTCATGAAG ATCTGGAGGAATTATGATGCTGACAGCAGTGGATACATATCAGCTGTGGAGCTCAAG GGCTTCTTGAAGGACTTGTTTCTACACCACAAAAAGAATATTTCATCCAGGAAGTTGGATGAATACACAAACACCATg ATGAGCATTTTTGACAAAAACAAAGATGGGAGACTGGATCTTAATGATCTAGCCAG AATTCTGGCTCTGCAAGACAACTTCCTGTTGCAGTTCAAAATGGAT GCCAGCAgtcaagaggagagaaagagagactttGAGAAGATCTTTGCACATTATGATGtt AGTAAGACTGGAGCACTTGAAGGACCAGAGGTGGACGGTTTTGTCAAAGACATGATGGAGCTCGTCAGG cCCAGTATCAGAGGAGTTGATCTGGATAAATTGCGTGAGGTTCTGCTGAGCCACTGTGATGTGAATAAAGACGGGAAGATTCAGAAGAGTGAGCTGGCTCTGTGTTTGGGAGTAAAGATTAATTCACATGCACAATGA